The proteins below come from a single Metarhizium brunneum chromosome 1, complete sequence genomic window:
- the CTR4 gene encoding Copper transport protein CTR4, with product MDMDHSTMHMGMTGTPTAMSMPTSTADSHSHGHDMEGMGNGCKISMLFNLNTVGSCFLSSEWQITSTGMFAGSCIGVFLLGMVLEFLRRSIKEYDRFLVRQHVSKFQSSASPAAAAATGSVGSKEGAAITSCAVVPPFRPNVLQQGIRAFLHLLAFVVAYILMLLAMYYNGYIILCIFLGSFFGAFIFQWETLPLGGQQTSAAQEATVCCG from the exons ATGGATATGGATCATTCTACCATGCACATGGGCATGACTGGCACCCCGAccgccatgtccatgccaacCTCAACTGCCgacagccacagccacggccacgacatgGAGGGCATGGGCAACGGATGCAAGATTTCC ATGctcttcaacctcaacaCCGTCGGCTCATGCTTCCTCTCGTCCGAATGGCAAATCACATCCACCGGCATGTTCGCCGGCTCCTGCATcggcgtcttcctcctcggcatGGTCCTCGAGTTCCTCCGCCGCTCCATCAAGGAATACGACAGATTTCTCGTCCGCCAGCACGTATCCAAGTTCCAGTCCTCGGCTAgccctgccgccgcagcagccaccGGTTCCGTCGGCAGCAAGGAGGGCGCGGCCATCACCTCGTGCGCCGTGGTCCCTCCGTTTCGACCAAACGTGTTGCAGCAGGGCATCCGGGCGTTTTTGCACCTGCTAGCCTTTGTCGTTGCCTACATTCTGATGCTG TTGGCCATGTACTACAACGGCTACATCATCCTGTGCATCTTCCTCGGCTCATTCTTCGGCGCCTTCATCTTCCAGTGGGAAACTCTTCCCCTCGG CGGTCAACAAACGAGCGCCGCCCAGGAAGCCACCGTCTGCTGCGGGTAA
- the klp5 gene encoding Kinesin-like protein 5, with translation MAAAGQSSITVAVRVRPFTIREAAQLQKTDDSPVFLGDGSLAGPAPKLHQRGLRSVIKVVDDRCLVFDPPEDNPVQRFSRSVVPTSKKVKDQVFAFDRVFDENTTQSDVYEGTTKNLLDSVLDGYNATVFAYGATGCGKTHTITGTAQHPGIIFLTMQELFEKIDERSQEKSTELSLSYLEIYNETIRDLLVPGGSQGGLMLREDSNQAVTVFGLTSHHPKNVQEVMDMIIQGNEYRTVSPTEANATSSRSHAVLQINISQKDRNADVNEPHTMATLSIIDLAGSERASVTKNRGVRLTEGANINKSLLALGSCINALCDKRQRAHVPYRNSKLTRLLKFSLGGNCKTVMIVCVSPSSAHFDETQNTLRYANRAKNIQTKVTRNVFNVNRHVKDFLVKIDEQMALINELKAQQKDAEQLFFAKFRKQCDKRDGVAREGVLRLRAAYDHSAAERQERIATMKKLKAFERRIAMLTGWIAAFDTVCEQRADNDSMPQNLISIRKTAQGIQVELENSRQHIHQKLEKATWERAIDTALSHSLQQLEGLEGIDSGEHATLTREAELLKANFGREAYREVLEQEKLGDAAMMQMLLTAQFEMLASLSDTLAMDEESAVAQAKQIIHKLLDTGYTAAGQVVKPDGSLPVLEIFPPTRKGTPKRKKSLGAYVKPIAPLALAAVQSEHVFASPMKSSPRRRKVLGTAKKGISFTPVKKSKPRSVRWRDDESEDGTLADFANTPQQMDATPDQSSAERTPIPPPQPTYLVEDEQNRETSSPRIEAPEEEQAATPASKPGRFQAGFLSKTRMSVQPQGSPLLQAPMLSRSVSSSSPNSGRLSPLRTLDVSKTGNLSPPSLPAAHRSRLSPPQPTSLRGIVDENNPPIQGTPSSGSDSESSMIDVRKLRSAIQSAKARRPSALGGVVAANGRRVSSISTIPERAMPRPSMPSALASSTNGISRARRGSLERRKSPPLTCSPPEFKGDRNLTAGQARRMNLGGSVRLESTASSPRDGLKEAPRRVTISVGSTPASHRRQETRGATAWR, from the exons ATGGCGGCTGCGGGACAATCATCCATCACTGTTGCTG TTCGCGTACGGCCATTCACAATCAGGGAGGCAGCCCAACT ACAAAAAACCGATGACAGCCCCGTCTTCCTCGGGGATGGCTCCCTCGCAGGCCCAGCCCCCAAGCTGCACCAGCGAGGTCTACGCAGCGTGATCAAGGTCGTAGATGACCGCTGTCT TGTTTTCGACCCCCCAGAGGACAACCCCGTGCAACGATTCTCCAGATCCGTCGTCCCCACGTCCAAAAAGGTCAAAGACCAAGTCTTTGCGTTCGATCGCGTTTTCGACGAAAACACTACCCAGTCCGATGTCTATGAAGGGACAACCAAGAACCTATTAGACAGTGTCCTTGACGGCTACAACGCCACTGTTTTCGCTTACGGCGCTACCGGCTGCGGAAAGACACATACCATCACTGGCACCGCTCAACATCCGGGTATTATCTTCCTGACCATGCAGGAGCTGTTCGAGAAAATCGACGAGCGAAGCCAGGAAAAGTCGACAGAGCTTAGCTTGAGTTACCTCGAAATATACAATGAAACAATTCGGGATCTTTTGGTCCCTGGTGGAAGCCAAGGTGGTCTGATGCTCAGGGAAGACAGCAACCAAGCTGTAACGGTCTTCGGTCTAACAAGCCATCACCCCAAGAATGTCCAAGAAGTCATGGACATGATTATCCAAGGCAACGAGTATCGAACCGTGTCGCCAACAGAAGCAAACGCCACGTCGTCTCGGTCGCACGCGGTATTGCAAATTAATATATCTCAAAAGGACAGAAACGCCGACGTCAATGAACCGCATACCATGGCCACCCTCAGCATCATCGACTTGGCCGGATCTGAGCGTGCATCGGTGACGAAAAACCGCGGCGTGCGCCTGACCGAAGGCGCCAATATCAACAAATCTCTCCTGGCATTGGGCAGTTGCATCAATGCGCTTTGCGACAAGCGCCAGCGCGCCCATGTCCCCTATCGTAACAGTAAGCTCACTCGACTGCTAAAGTTTTCGCTAGGCGGAAACTGCAAGACAGTCATGATTGTGTGCGTATCCCCTTCTAGTGCCCACTTCGATGAGACGCAGAATACACTGCGCTATGCAAACAGGGCCAAGAACATCCAAACCAAGGTTACTCGCAACGTCTTCAACGTCAATCGCCACGTCAAGGACTTCTTGGTTAAGATTGATGAACAGATGGCTCTCATCAATGAGCTCAAAGCGCAGCAGAAGGATGCGGAACAGTTGTTCTTTGCCAAATTCCGCAAGCAATGCGATAAGCGAGATGGCGTCGCTCGAGAAGGTGTGTTGCGCCTTCGCGCAGCTTACGACCACTCCGCTGCGGAGCGCCAGGAGCGCATTGCTACTATGAAGAAGCTCAAAGCCTTTGAGAGACGAATTGCCATGTTGACCGGTTGGATTGCTGCGTTTGATACCGTTTGCGAGCAGAGGGCAGATAACGACTCTATGCCCCAGAACTTGATTTCTATTCGAAAGACTGCTCAAGGCATTCAGGTGGAGCTTGAAAACAGTCGCCAACATATTCACCAGAAGCTTGAAAAGGCAACGTGGGAGCGGGCAATCGATACCGCACTTTCCCACAGTCTGCAACAACTCGAAGGCCTAGAGGGCATCGACAGCGGCGAACATGCTACGTTGACCCGGGAGGCAGAGCTCCTCAAAGCCAACTTTGGTCGAGAAGCCTACCGTGAAGTCCTCGAGCAAGAAAAGCTCGGCgatgcagccatgatgcaaaTGCTTCTTACTGCCCAGTTCGAGATGCTAGCGTCGCTTTCCGATACTCTGGCCATGGATGAGGAGAGCGCTGTCGCTCAGGCGAAACAGATTATCCACAAACTTCTCGACACGGGATATACTGCTGCGGGGCAGGTGGTGAAACCTGACGGTTCTCTTCCCGTGCTAGAAATCTTCCCGCCAACTCGGAAAGGCACACCGAAGCGGAAGAAGAGCCTTGGGGCGTACGTCAAACCCATTGCTCCTCTAGCGCTTGCTGCTGTTCAGAGCGAGCATGTGTTTGCTAGCCCGATGAAATCGTCGCCAAGAAGACGTAAGGTGCTTGGCACGGCGAAGAAGGGAATCAGCTTCACACCAGTCAAAAAATCCAAGCCCAGGAGTGTCCGATGGAGAGATGACGAAAGCGAAGACGGAACTCTGGCCGATTTTGCAAACACACCGCAGCAGATGGACGCAACCCCTGATCAGTCGTCAGCAGAGAGGACCCCAATTCCGCCACCGCAACCAACCTATCTTGTCGAGGATGAACAAAACCGCGAAACATCGAGCCCCAGGATTGAGGCGCCAGAGGAGGAACAGGCGGCCACACCAGCTTCCAAGCCGGGGCGATTCCAGGCTGGTTTTCTATCAAAGACCCGAATGTCAGTGCAGCCACAAGGCTCACCATTGCTACAAGCCCCAATGCTCAGCCGAAGCGTGTCGTCCAGCTCCCCCAACTCTGGCAGGTTGTCGCCGCTGCGAACACTGGATGTCTCTAAGACGGGCAActtgtcgccgccgtcattgCCAGCCGCCCATCGCAGCAGGTTAAGTCCCCCGCAGCCGACATCGTTGAGGGGCATTGTGGACGAGAATAATCCCCCGATCCAAGGGACACCTAGCTCCGGCTCAGACTCTGAGTCGAGCATGATTGATGTTCGCAAGCTGCGGAGTGCCATACAATCAGCCAAAGCTCGCAGGCCGAGTGCCTTGGGCGGAGTAGTCGCTGCTAATGGAAGACGCGTCTCGTCGATATCCACCATCCCCGAACGAGCTATGCCACGCCCTAGCATGCCGTCGGCGTTGGCCAGCAGCACAAATGGCATCTCGAGGGCTCGTCGTGGTAGCCTGGAACGACGGAAGAGCCCTCCGCTCACCTGCTCACCGCCCGAGTTTAAAGGCGACCGAAACCTGACCGCTGGCCAGGCTAGGCGGATGAACCTAGGAGGGAGTGTCCGACTGGAGAGTACAGCAAGTAGCCCGCGAGACGGCTTGAAAGAGGCACCACGTCGCGTTACTATTAGTGTCGGGTCGACGCCTGCCTCTCATCGACGCCAGGAGACCAGAGGAGCTACGGCATGGCGATAA
- the ANK2_2 gene encoding Ankyrin-2, whose protein sequence is MELANLPTELLLHIVKALDRDRDIYALCRTSRGFYNLTIDYLYRHNATAPNVERSAILWAAKHGRVLTAEKALLAGVDVNTPQAPSSTLPLVEAVRFGNAIMVWLLLAKGADPNVLHGKAGTVLHTAAAQWDMGTATALLEHGADVHAQRLDNGETPLHTAINSGAIMTGGATEMLSLLLDRGADVADADFVGATPLHCAAACGNIAAIHALLDAGAGAILSSRGAHRETPLHAAVRVRNEAAARVLMRRGADVQAPDARGKTVFWHAIKFGCPAILEMLLDKGGASPLHPNGNPALVQAARKGHAAVVKVLLAHGGGSDIKADPGLGESAMLAAVAKGHADVVQVLLDAGVYICTKDSVGNTLLVQAAFRGHDDVVDVLMRNGVALASSREWPARAGRPS, encoded by the coding sequence ATGGAACTGGCCAATCTGCCAACGGAGCTGCTGCTACACATCGTCAAAGCCCTTGATCGAGACCGAGACATTTACGCCCTCTGCCGCACCAGCCGGGGCTTTTACAACCTCACGATAGACTACCTCTACCGACACAACGCAACCGCCCCCAACGTTGAGAGGAGCGCAATCCTCTGGGCCGCCAAGCACGGACGAGTCTTGACTGCCGAAAAGGCCCTACTAGCCGGCGTCGATGTCAACACACCGCAGGCTCCGTCGAGCACCCTGCCTCTCGTGGAAGCCGTGCGCTTCGGAAACGCCATCATGGTCTGGCTGCTCCTCGCCAAGGGCGCGGATCCCAACGTGCTGCACGGCAAAGCAGGCACCGTCCTCCACACCGCCGCAGCCCAGTGGGACATGggcacggcgacggcgctcctcgagcacggcgccgacgtccaCGCGCAGCGGCTCGACAACGGCGAGACGCCGCTCCACACGGCCATCAACTCGGGCGCCATCATGACAGGCGGCGCAACCGAGATGCTCAGCCTGCTGCTCGAccgcggcgccgacgtcgcaGACGCAGACTTTGTCGGCGCGACGCCGCTCCACTGCGCCGCGGCCTGCGGCaacatcgccgccatccacgccctgctcgacgccggcgccggcgcgaTCCTCTCGTCCCGCGGCGCGCACCGCGAAACCCCGCTTCACGCCGCCGTCCGCGTCAGAAACGAGGCCGCGGCCAGGGTGCTCATGCggcgcggcgccgacgtccaGGCCCCCGACGCCCGGGGCAAGACGGTCTTCTGGCACGCCATCAAGTTCGGGTGCCCTGCCATCCTCGAGATGCTCCTCGACAAGGGCGGCGCTAGTCCCCTGCATCCAAACGGGAACCCGGCCCTCGTGCAGGCCGCCCGCAAGGGACACGCGGCGGTTGTCAAGGTGCTGCTCGcgcacggcggcggcagcgacatCAAGGCGGACCCGGGCTTGGGAGAatcggccatgttggcggccGTTGCAAAGGGGCACGCTGACGTTGTTCAGGTCCTGCTCGACGCGGGCGTTTACATCTGCACCAAGGACAGCGTCGGCAATACGCTGCTGGTCCAGGCGGCGTTCCGGGGCCACGACGACGTGGTCGATGTGCTGATGCGCAACGGCGTCGCTTTGGCCTCCTCCCGTGAGTGGCCTGCGCGGGCTGGCCGTCCGTCGTAG
- the SRPK_0 gene encoding Serine/threonine-protein kinase SRPK: MSASRPPTPPTGPVKDDEWRFKTITSPCEWVEDYRPGGYHPVLLGDMFNNGQYKVIRKLGEGSYSTVWLARDLKNSTYVALKILVSANRASAELQILHHIAKAAPAKAAQHITQLLDKFEHRGPNGVHTCLVLEPMGPNVNTMVEELPQFKPRMWGMVVRYPIRMAKSILKQSLQALAFLHENGIAHGDFQPGNMLFAVDNIDMQPEDALRQEENVQTQSISPPVQRLDGKQDKWAPRYLCIAQPLAPFTEYDKGFKIKLSDMGGAYFFTNPPTKSITPLGLRPPELVLTGAINKTLDIWSFGCLIFELITGQPLFCVPGSKFEDDNHLLSLTARLGALPDELFTHWKTSTLYFTERELFNCQLGGVAKGGEPLMLEQTSMEDWFDQACPDLDEEEGRQVKALIRRILQYDPANRPSPAEILSDTWFREMEVESGQSK, encoded by the exons ATGAGCGCATCCCGTCCTCCCACACCACCAACAGGACCCGTGAAAGATGATGAATGGAGGTTCAAAACAATTACTTCGCCTTGCGAGTGGGTGGAGGACTACCGCCCAGGTGGCTACCACCCCGTTTTGCTCGGCGATATGTTCAATAATGGCCAGTACAAGGTGATTCGAAAGCTCGGCGAGGGCTCTTACTCGACTGTGTGGCTGGCTCGTGACCTGAA AAACTCTACATATGTCGCCTTGAAGATTCTTGTCTCGGCAAACCGGGCATCAGCTGAGCTGCAAATCTTGCACCACATTGCCAAAGCCGCACCAGCAAAGGCAGCCCAGCATATCACGCAGCTACTGGACAAGTTTGAACACCGCGGACCCAATGGCGTCCATACGTGCCTGGTACTTGAGCCCATGGGCCCGAATGTGAATACCATGGTCGAGGAGTTGCCCCAGTTCAAACCTCGAATGTGGGGGATGGTGGTTCGCTATCCGATTCGGATGGCAAAGAGCATCCTCAAGCAATCATTACAAGCACTGGCATTTCTTCACGAGAATGGTATCGCTCATGGAGACTTTCAGCCGGGAAACATGCTCTTCGCTGTGGATAATATCGACATGCAACCCGAGGACGCGCTGCGCCAAGAGGAAAATGTGCAAACCCAGTCAATCTCGCCGCCAGTGCAGAGGCTGGACGGCAAACAAGACAAGTGGGCGCCTCGATATCTTTGTATTGCGCAGCCGCTGGCGCCTTTTACCGAGTATGACAAAGGCTTCAAGATTAAATTATCCGACATGGGTGGCG CATACTTCTTTACGAACCCGCCAACGAAGTCCATTACGCCTCTCGGACTTCGGCCTCCCGAGTTGGTTCTTACCGGCGCCATCAATAAAACCCTCGATATCTGGAGTTTCGGCTGCCTTATTTTTGAGCTCATCACTGGACAACCTCTCTTCTGTGTACCAGGCTCCAAGTTTGAAGATGACAACCATCTCCTCTCTCTTACTGCCAGGCTCGGCGCCCTACCCGATGAGCTTTTTACGCATTGGAAGACGTCGACGCTCTATTTCACTGAGAGGGAGCTATTTAATTGTCAGCTCGGAGGAGTTGCGAAAGGCGGAGAACCGCTCATGCTGGAGCAGACGTCCATGGAGGACTGGTTCGATCAGGCATGCCCGGATcttgatgaggaggaaggcCGCCAAGTCAAGGCGTTGATTCGGCGGATTTTGCAGTACGATCCTGCCAACAGACCCTCGCCTGCGGAAATCTTGTCTGATACGTGGTTTAGAGAGATGGAGGTGGAGAGCGGCCAGTCCAAATAA